In Sphingobacterium sp. PCS056, the following proteins share a genomic window:
- a CDS encoding Fur family transcriptional regulator, which produces MSKDQQHEKAVLEPVDFTALLKQYHLKVTQPRLRTLETISTKKSAISQPELEKLIGKEIDRVTLYRVLASFEEKGILHKIFDLNGTATYALCSTNCSEHNHHDQHVHFICRRCNSVYCMEEINLPKFNLPQGYKLETVAINALGLCDHCTEN; this is translated from the coding sequence ATGAGTAAAGATCAACAACATGAAAAAGCAGTACTTGAGCCTGTCGATTTTACAGCTTTGCTAAAGCAATATCATTTAAAAGTAACGCAACCTAGACTCCGAACTTTAGAAACAATATCGACTAAGAAATCAGCAATTTCACAACCAGAATTGGAAAAATTAATTGGTAAAGAAATTGATCGGGTTACGCTATACCGTGTACTAGCTTCTTTTGAAGAGAAGGGTATATTGCATAAAATTTTTGATCTCAATGGAACGGCAACTTATGCCCTTTGTTCCACAAATTGTTCCGAACATAATCACCACGATCAACATGTTCATTTCATCTGCAGGCGGTGTAATTCTGTCTATTGTATGGAAGAAATCAATCTTCCAAAATTTAATCTTCCACAAGGTTACAAACTAGAAACAGTAGCTATAAATGCACTTGGGCTCTGTGATCATTGCACGGAAAACTAA
- the fsa gene encoding fructose-6-phosphate aldolase has translation MKFFIDTANLEQIKEAQDLGVLDGVTTNPSLMAKEGISGDENVINHYKAICAIVDGDVSAEVISTNYEEMIKEGEALAKLDDKIVVKVPMIKDGIKAIKYFSKKGIKTNCTLVFSAGQALLAAKAGATYVSPFIGRLDDISTDGLGLIEEIRLIYDNYSFPTQILAASVRNSAHILGCAKIGADVMTGPLSAITALLKHPLTDSGLATFLADHAKAAGK, from the coding sequence ATGAAATTTTTTATTGACACAGCAAACTTAGAGCAAATCAAAGAAGCACAAGATTTAGGTGTATTAGATGGGGTAACAACAAACCCAAGTTTAATGGCCAAAGAAGGAATTAGTGGTGACGAAAATGTAATCAATCATTACAAAGCCATATGTGCTATCGTAGATGGGGATGTAAGTGCAGAGGTAATTTCTACAAATTACGAAGAAATGATCAAAGAAGGAGAGGCGCTTGCAAAACTAGATGACAAGATTGTTGTTAAAGTTCCAATGATCAAAGATGGTATTAAAGCAATTAAATATTTCAGTAAAAAAGGAATCAAAACAAATTGTACTTTGGTTTTCTCTGCTGGTCAAGCATTACTAGCTGCAAAAGCTGGAGCAACTTATGTTTCACCTTTCATCGGACGTTTAGATGACATTTCGACAGATGGCCTAGGGCTTATTGAAGAGATCCGTTTGATCTACGATAATTATAGTTTCCCTACACAAATCTTAGCAGCATCAGTACGTAATAGTGCACATATTTTAGGTTGTGCTAAAATTGGAGCTGATGTTATGACTGGCCCATTATCAGCTATCACTGCTTTATTGAAACACCCTTTAACAGATAGCGGTCTTGCTACTTTCTTAGCTGATCACGCCAAAGCTGCGGGTAAATAA